CTAACGACGATACTGGTAGTTGCACTAACAAGATTGCAACATGGCATCACTAAAAATCTTACAAGCATAGCTAATATAATCAGATAACAAGTTTGTAAACCAAAAATTGTTCTTTATTTATAATGGCTTAGTATAAAGTAGGTCAAAAGGTGCTTTTACTGCTAGAAATAGCAATCTCTCATTAAATTTAGGCGAGCTAAGTATCTAAAATTAGCAGCTCGGTAGCAAAAAAGTCTCTAGATGTAACTATCTGTTAAATACATATTATGGCAAACAGATTAGAAATAGGCCAATCTGTTTTAGCTTTTGGATTACAGGAATACAAATCCGAAAACAATAAGTTCTCAGAATTTAATTTATTGTTAAATGGTTGAGAGATTCATAAGCGGTAATGTTGCATGTGCGGAAGGTGCTCTTAAGGCAGGCTGCCGCTTCTTCGCAGGCTATCCTATTACGCCTAGCACAGAGATAGCGGAGCACATGGCTTTGGAGCTACCCAAATATGATGGTATTTTCATTCAGATGGAAGACGAGCTTGCTTCTATGGCTGCTATTCTAGGCGCTAGCGCTGCAGGCACCAAATCAATGACCGCTACTAGCGGACCAGGCTTTAGCTTGATGATGGAAAATCTTGGGCTAGGCATTATGATGGAACTTCCGTGCGTTCTAGTTAACATTCAGCGTGCAGGTCCAAGCACTGGTCTGCCAACCCTTGCAGCGCAGGGCGATATGATGCAAGCGCGTTGGGGCTCGCATGGTAGCTACGAAATAATTGCGTTAACGCCTTCTTCACCTCAGGAGCTCTATGACCTTACAATTAGAGCTTTCAATCTAGCTGAAGAATACAGTACTCCTGTACTTGTTATGAGCGACGAAATAGTAGGGCATATGTGTGAAAGGGTTTCTTTGCATAGCGAAATTGAAATTAAAAATCGCAAAATACCATCTAGACCAAAAGCTAAATATCGCGTTTACGAGACTGGCGAAGATTTGATACCTACAATACCTAATGCAGGTACGGGCTATAGAATACATTTAACAGGTTTAACTCATGACGAGCGCGGCTACCCGGCAATAAATGCAGAAACTCAAGAGAGGCTGGTAAAAAGGCTTAACGACAAAATAACAAAAAATGCAGCCAGCCTTGTAAGGGTAGAGCAGTTATTTACTGAGGATGCTGAAGTAATTGTAGTAGCCTACGGCATTACTGCAAGAATTGCAGCTGCAGCTGTGAGAGAAGCTCGTAGCAACAACATAAAAGCAGGTTTACTCAGATTGATTACTGTATGGCCTTTTCCAGATAGCGTTTTGAAAGAGCTAGCTTCTCGCGAAAAACTTAGATCTTTAATAGTACCTGAACTTAACTACGGTCAGATTTACTATGAAGTAGAGCGTTGCAGCAGAGGGAAGAGCACAACGCTTGTACCTAAAATGGGTGGCGAAGCTCATACCTGTAATGAAATTTACAGTGCTATAAAAAAGAGCGTGAGTAAATGAAAGCTGAGGATAAGCATCCTTTAACAGATTATGTGCGGGAGGACAGAATGCCTCATATCTGGTGCTCAGGCTGCGGATTAGGTACTGCGATGAGCTCTTTCGTAGAAGCTGTAAAAAAAGCCAAGCTT
This window of the Candidatus Thermoplasmatota archaeon genome carries:
- a CDS encoding 2-oxoacid:acceptor oxidoreductase subunit alpha, which translates into the protein MVERFISGNVACAEGALKAGCRFFAGYPITPSTEIAEHMALELPKYDGIFIQMEDELASMAAILGASAAGTKSMTATSGPGFSLMMENLGLGIMMELPCVLVNIQRAGPSTGLPTLAAQGDMMQARWGSHGSYEIIALTPSSPQELYDLTIRAFNLAEEYSTPVLVMSDEIVGHMCERVSLHSEIEIKNRKIPSRPKAKYRVYETGEDLIPTIPNAGTGYRIHLTGLTHDERGYPAINAETQERLVKRLNDKITKNAASLVRVEQLFTEDAEVIVVAYGITARIAAAAVREARSNNIKAGLLRLITVWPFPDSVLKELASREKLRSLIVPELNYGQIYYEVERCSRGKSTTLVPKMGGEAHTCNEIYSAIKKSVSK